CTGCAACGGCGTCGTCCGTGTCCAGCCCGCCCTGGCGTTTGAGCACCCAGGTGGCGAGGAGCGGGGCGAAGATCGCCGTGACCAGGACCGCCGAGGCGACCTGCGCCGTCGCGACTTCCACGAACGGGGAGAAGGTCGGGTCAGCCGCGGCGACGATGGCCGGCGTGGCGATCGAGTTGCCCGCCGTCGTCGCCGAGGCGATGCCGATACCGGACTTGATGCCGCGGCGGAGGACGAACCGGTAGCCGATGTAGACGAGGGTGCCGGTGATAAGGGTAGCGGCGAGGCCGACGAAGATGCCGCTGATGCCGCCGGTGATGACGTTGCGGAGGTCGATGCCGGTGCCGAGGGCGAACGCGAAGAACGGGATGACGATGTTCGGAACCGGCCGCATGACCTCGGTCCATTTGGCGTCGAGGTTACCGACGATGAAGCCAAGGATCAGAGGGATGACGGCGGCGAGGAGGGTAAGGAACGGGATGTTGCCGAGGCCCGAGATGCCGAGGAAGAGCAGGGTGAAGAAGGGGCCGTCGTTGATGGCCGAGGCCATGTAGGCGCCGCGGTCGCGGTAGTCGCCGTAGCGGCCGGTGAAGGCGAGCCAGAGGCCGCCGTTGCTGTTGTCGAAGCTGGCCAGCAGGGCGAGGATCGAGATCCCGAGGATGCCCTCGACGCCGACGACCAGGCCGAGGGTGGCCACGAGGGCGGCGGGGATGATCGTCTTGAACAGCAGGACGACGCCGGTGGTCGCGAGGACGGGGCCCGAAGCCTTCGCGGTGATCTGCATGCCGGTGGCGAAGATCAGGACGGCGATCAGCGGCAGGGCCGAGTCGGCGAAGAGGGCGGTGGTGAAGCTGCCGAGTTCGAGGAAGCCGGGGGCGAACGTCCCGACGATCGAGCCGAGGATCAGGGGGATCAGCATGAGTCCGCCGGGGATGCGGTTCATGCCGTCGAACAGGGGGATGCGGGACTTCGGAAGCGATTCGGCTGCCATGGCGAATCTTCTCTCTGTACGGGAGGTCTCTGTGCGGACGGAGGAGTGCGTACAACTAGTACGGACACGATGTACCTACTGTAGGCCGCGTGGGGCACGTCACACAAGAAGCGGCCGCGAGGAGTCATCCGTTCGCTCGGCAGTGCAGAAGACTTTGTAGTCTTCGCTGCCGTGGCACACGTCCACCTGATCTGACGGGAACCGATGATGAGCACCACCTTGAACGGCGACCGCGGGTGCCGCGTCGCCCGCGCCGAGCAGTGACCCCGTCGACGACCGCCGCGTCGGCACTGGTGGTCATCCCCGCGTTCGGTTCGCCGGAGCTGACCGATGCGGTGGTGCGTGACCTGTGCCGCGACGGGAGCGACCTCGACCCGGCCCTGCGCATCGTGGTGGTCGACAACGCCGGTGACTACGTGCTGCCCGAGGGGCACATCGAGGTCCACCGGCCGGGGCGCAACCTGCGGTGGATCGGCGCCGCCAACTGGGCTCTGCAGACGGCGTCGCGCGATGGCCATGCGGTCTGCGTGGTACTGAACAACGACATCCGGCTGTCGCCCGGATTCCTCAACGGATTGCTCGCACCCTTCTCGACAGCGGACGACATCGCGCTCGCGGCGGCCTGTTACGACGATTTCTGGCTCCACCAGCGGGCCTCTGCGATCCCGGGTACCGCTGCGGAGTACGTCCCGCGCGACGTGCTGCGCGACGTCGACTTCTGCGACGGCACCGCCCTAGCGTTCGCGGTGCCCCCCGTCGTCGACCTGGGAGGTCTGGACGAGATCACCTTCCCGCGGCACGGCTACGGCGCGGACATCGACCTCGCGATGCGCGTGCGGGCGGCCGGCCTGCGGTGCGTCGTCACGGAGGGCGCCTACGTCTCGCACCTGCGGCGGCAGACGATGAACCGGACCGGTCAGAGCTCCGAGGGCAACCGGGCGGAGATCCTCCACGGACTGGACGCTAAGTGGGGCGACGGGTGGCGGGCGGACGTCGGGCTCGGCCCGGACTCGTTCCCCGCCCACAACACCGGGAGCGGGGCGTCGTGGTACCTGACGGCTCCGGCATGGTGAGCCGTCCCGGACGGTCCCCGGGGCGGATCGTCTACGCGGGTTTCGCCACCCGCCACCACAGCGGCGGCGTGCATGTGATGACCCAGCACGTCCGGCTGCTGCGTGAGCTCGGCCACGAGGCCTGGTTGTGGCTGCCCGACGCGGACGACCGCACCGACTGGATCGCCGACGACGTGCCGATGGTGTTCGGCGCCACCTCTGCTATTGGCGCCGACGACCTCCTGGTGTTGCCGGAGACACCGACCGTTCACGGCCGCGATCCGGCACCCGGAGCGCGCAAGGTCATCTTCAACCAGAACCACTTCTACACCTTCGCGGCCGGCGACCCCGGCGAGGATTTCCCCGGGTGGACGCCGGCGCCCGCGCTCTGGGTGGTGTCCGAGGAGAGCCGCGGCGTGCTGTCCGCCGCGCTGCCCGGCCTGCCGGTGAGCGTGGTGCCCAACCCGGTCGACGGCGAGCTGTTCGCCCCAGGCCCCGCCGGACAGCTCCGGGTGAGCTGGTTTCCCAAGAAGCGGCCGCGGGAGGCCTCACTGCTGAAGCGGCTGCTGGCCGACGAGCCACGGCTCTCGGGGGTGGAGCTGGTGGAACTGGTCCAGGCCCCGCGGGCGGAGGTGGCCGCCACCCTGGCGGGCTCGGCCGTCTTCGTCGCCCTCGGGCACACCGAGAGCTACGGCCTGCCGGTCGCCGAGGCGCTGGCCTCGGGCTGTCTCGTGGTCGGGTACGACGGCGGTGGCGGGCACGAGCTGTTCGAGGCACCCGGCGCGTGGCGGGTCCCGGACCAGCGACCGCTGCTGATCCGCGACCAGGTGGCGGACCTGATCCAGGACCTCGACGCCCTGGCACCGGTCCGTGCGGCGAACCGCCGCTGGGTGCTCGACCGCTATCCGTTCGCCCGGACCGGAGCGGCGCTGCAGGAGGCGGTCGCGG
This genomic interval from Arthrobacter agilis contains the following:
- a CDS encoding 2-keto-3-deoxygluconate permease, which encodes MAAESLPKSRIPLFDGMNRIPGGLMLIPLILGSIVGTFAPGFLELGSFTTALFADSALPLIAVLIFATGMQITAKASGPVLATTGVVLLFKTIIPAALVATLGLVVGVEGILGISILALLASFDNSNGGLWLAFTGRYGDYRDRGAYMASAINDGPFFTLLFLGISGLGNIPFLTLLAAVIPLILGFIVGNLDAKWTEVMRPVPNIVIPFFAFALGTGIDLRNVITGGISGIFVGLAATLITGTLVYIGYRFVLRRGIKSGIGIASATTAGNSIATPAIVAAADPTFSPFVEVATAQVASAVLVTAIFAPLLATWVLKRQGGLDTDDAVAVTPTSASELPPAGDPSAPTDRPRRTQGDDRP
- a CDS encoding glycosyltransferase encodes the protein MTPSTTAASALVVIPAFGSPELTDAVVRDLCRDGSDLDPALRIVVVDNAGDYVLPEGHIEVHRPGRNLRWIGAANWALQTASRDGHAVCVVLNNDIRLSPGFLNGLLAPFSTADDIALAAACYDDFWLHQRASAIPGTAAEYVPRDVLRDVDFCDGTALAFAVPPVVDLGGLDEITFPRHGYGADIDLAMRVRAAGLRCVVTEGAYVSHLRRQTMNRTGQSSEGNRAEILHGLDAKWGDGWRADVGLGPDSFPAHNTGSGASWYLTAPAW
- a CDS encoding glycosyltransferase, yielding MVSRPGRSPGRIVYAGFATRHHSGGVHVMTQHVRLLRELGHEAWLWLPDADDRTDWIADDVPMVFGATSAIGADDLLVLPETPTVHGRDPAPGARKVIFNQNHFYTFAAGDPGEDFPGWTPAPALWVVSEESRGVLSAALPGLPVSVVPNPVDGELFAPGPAGQLRVSWFPKKRPREASLLKRLLADEPRLSGVELVELVQAPRAEVAATLAGSAVFVALGHTESYGLPVAEALASGCLVVGYDGGGGHELFEAPGAWRVPDQRPLLIRDQVADLIQDLDALAPVRAANRRWVLDRYPFARTGAALQEAVAAARARPGADAVAVHPVAWLDTLGPHFTAYA